In Palaemon carinicauda isolate YSFRI2023 chromosome 14, ASM3689809v2, whole genome shotgun sequence, the following proteins share a genomic window:
- the LOC137652688 gene encoding uncharacterized protein has translation METFSKLRERRCSSWRCGFEWTKRGSVERVRDADAVVFFSLDLYAQPLPPRKPHQLWIWLELEAPPISQVATGPWSTAEKNGIYFNMTMSYHHLNDILTLNSALKPLVTAAECPLTTENNLDISSVTYRKYVEHLRKYDDVMDTEGSVWNQKILSQREGIKSSGPNPQKENSAMKNLVKDERSIGPFSSNETIEPSTVGLRSMAEKTNDSARDEQMKDIFHFTEQEVKWALRPKIAVWVASNCQTDSKRENLVAALQRHVRVTTVGKCGELKCGRNHHDSFCYRWFGSSHLFYLSLENALCEEYYSEKLWRPMEHNMVPIVYGGAKYNKILPPGSYINVQSYPNILALAKHLVYLSNNPVSYLRYLQWRRYWEVNEPLPWTCNLCSTLHKAAGVMDKRVTLDRWWNDTSDCYDPLLS, from the exons ATGGAAACATTTTCGAAACTTCGAGAACGTCGATGCTCTTCCTGGAG GTGCGGGTTTGAATGGACCAAAAGAGGATCAGTAGAAAGAGTCAGAGACGCTGACGCAGTGGTTTTCTTCAGTCTTGACCTCTACGCTCAACCCCTGCCACCCCGGAAGCCACACCAACTCTGGATTTGGCTGGAGTTAGAG GCACCGCCTATTAGTCAAGTAGCTACTGGACCTTGGTCAACAGCGGAAAAGAATGGAATCTATTTCAATATGACTATGTCATATCATCACTTGAATGACATATTGACACTAAATAGTGCTCTGAAGCCTTTGGTTACCGCCGCAGAATGTCCTTTAACCACAGAAAACAACTTAGACATATCGAGTGTGACCTACCGGAAGTATGTTGAACATCTAAGAAAGTATGACGACGTAATGGATACGGAAGGATCAGTGTGGAACCAAAAGATTTTGAGTCAGCGTGAAGGAATCAAAAGCAGCGGGCCAAATCCACAAAAGGAAAATTCCGCCATGAAAAACTTGGTGAAAGATGAAAGATCTATAGGACCTTTCAGTTCGAACGAGACAATTGAGCCATCAACAGTTGGCCTACGCAGTATGGCAGAAAAAACCAATGACTCTGCAAGAGATGAACAAATGAAAGATATTTTCCACTTTACAGAACAGGAAGTAAAGTGGGCTCTGCGTCCCAAAATCGCCGTGTGGGTGGCAAGCAACTGCCAAACAGATTCCAAGAGGGAGAACTTGGTGGCCGCTCTACAAAGACATGTGAGGGTGACGACTGTTGGCAAGTGTGGTGAGCTGAAATGTGGCAGGAACCACCATGACAGCTTCTGCTATCGATGGTTTGGTAGTTCTCACCTCTTTTATCTCTCTCTGGAAAACGCTCTGTGTGAGGAGTACTACTCAGAGAAGCTGTGGAGACCAATGGAGCACAACATGGTACCCATCGTATACGGAGGGGCTAAGTACAACAAAATTTTACCACCAGGCTCTTATATCAACGTGCAATCTTACCCAAATATTTTGGCACTGGCAAAGCACTTGGTTTATCTGAGTAATAACCCGGTTTCCTATCTGCGCTATTTACAATGGCGGCGCTATTGGGAGGTCAATGAGCCGCTTCCTTGGACTTGCAACCTATGCAGTACACTGCACAAAGCTGCAGGGGTTATGGACAAGCGAGTTACTCTCGATCGGTGGTGGAATGATACTTCCGATTGCTACGATCCTTTATTGTCTTAG